ACCCGGTATCTAAGTAAGCTGAGTCCTGTTCAATCCGCGGCAGCTTGCCGGTTGGAATATGCGCACTAATTAGAAACTTATGAGTTGCTGTAGTTGAAGGAATATGTTGAGCGATCAAGTCGTCATTTTCGTAGACTTTCAACATATTCCGAAGGAAGTTTAAGTGTTCTATAGGGAATCCATCCCTAAAATCCTTAAATGCATCAGCTCCTACATGTGGACCGACATATGATCGGATAGTCATAGCTCCTCCTATTCTGAGAAAAGCAGCTAGATCGCCTGTTTCCAACGCATTGAGTAGGGCTATCTCATGGTTTCCCGCAAGGAGGGTCGCTTGGCCGTTTCGCGCATAAGCCATGAGTTCTTGCATGACCTCTAACGAGTGTGAACCTTTGTTAATGTAATCGCCGAGGAAAACCATGTGCGGGTTTCCTCGCTTAGCGAGGATCGAGCAAATGCCCTGAAGGGCGGTGATGTTCCCATGCACATCACCTATGAATGCGGTTTCTCTCCTCAAAGTAGGATCATCTCCATCTCCGTGTAGTCGCCACCCATCTCTTTGGGCTCTAAAGCTAGGAACGCCATTGAAAGAACATCACTGGAGTTTCCCCATTCATTAATCACTGTGGCCTCCAGGGAGCCGTGTTTATTGTGGGGAAAATCACCAACTATTTCACGGAGACGAGATAGGCATTCCTCGAGATCTTTAACTGAATTCTCTCCTTCCGGCCGAGAGGTCAGGAGCCGGGGTAGGTCTTCATCACTGTGCCGGGCTGAAAGTTCGCGTACAGAAAAACAAGGGCGGTCCTCCGCAATGGCCTGAGCAT
This sequence is a window from Corynebacterium doosanense CAU 212 = DSM 45436. Protein-coding genes within it:
- a CDS encoding metallophosphoesterase codes for the protein MHGNITALQGICSILAKRGNPHMVFLGDYINKGSHSLEVMQELMAYARNGQATLLAGNHEIALLNALETGDLAAFLRIGGAMTIRSYVGPHVGADAFKDFRDGFPIEHLNFLRNMLKVYENDDLIAQHIPSTTATHKFLISAHIPTGKLPRIEQDSAYLDTGCGTQDGRLTALLWPSLDYVQVNSEGTIVSD